In Chroicocephalus ridibundus chromosome 4, bChrRid1.1, whole genome shotgun sequence, one genomic interval encodes:
- the LOC134514830 gene encoding inositol 1,4,5-trisphosphate receptor-interacting protein-like 1, with the protein MAAKRVLILLVLSFFQLLPMVGDELDGGKHERVPQHVEQLSLEMTRLLHEHVQSSLAWGGLVFAALQRWQFWAISGVLDLFFTLCWWLRKRSRQPDCTDEGESSSSSTELEEEEGGGDSDDKGHPLMTRIFAKRIWRSGKSMAYRRQVVEELVGDLLAVFQERLSNRFFPVLQPAIGVGSTFEGWSPCGDDAVYPLLVPLKPPRGHAFHLELGTAGQTPAKNCIRVEQECTCTRDQHVENMLCFLHHPEEVLWRNQDSSLLGTVCTDSYLDAQKIACWFQNLVISAWGEMTQSHHYRMKVLPSSRSCKLQLTSASGRSLLVEIVFGVQQGDSDIFLSSQATETIFAPSTTWSETYAVAEVKFFRRMARQAPHGTIYLNCLQLCAGILVSAGFSSYTWKTVVMHLLNTIPLSSWSRWDFMMRMQDIMWYLHGCLEEKRLDHFFFGNENMPEDIILPAAFQAAEPVNLFQCLVHDPAAHAKALREFEELQDRFTRLLVFGV; encoded by the coding sequence atggctgcaaaaaGGGTCCTCATCTTGCTTGTGCTAAgcttcttccagctcctgccGATGGTCGGCGATGAGCTGGATGGCGGCAAGCACGAGCGCGTACCGCAGCatgtggagcagctgagcctAGAGATGACTCGGCTGCTGCATGAGCATGTGCAGAGCAGCTTGGCCTGGGGAGGCCTGgtctttgctgccttgcagcggTGGCAGTTCTGGGCGATTTCTGGCGTGCTAGACCTGTTCTTCACACTctgctggtggctcaggaaaagaaGCCGACAGCCAGACTGCACTGATGAAGgggagagctccagcagcagcacagagctggaggaggaggagggtggaggagatTCTGATGACAAGGGGCATCCTCTGATGacaaggatttttgcaaagcgcaTCTGGCGGTCAGGGAAGAGCATGGCCTACAGGAGACAAgtggtggaagagctggtgggcGACCTCCTTGCTGTCTTCCAAGAACGCTTGTCAAACAGGTTCTtcccggtgctgcagccagcGATtggggtgggcagcacctttgAAGGTTGGAGTCCCTGTGGTGATGATGCTGTCTACCCCCTGCTtgtgcccctgaagcccccccgtGGCCATGCCTTCCACTTGGAGCTGGGCACCGCGGGGCAGACACCGGCAAAGAACTGCATCCGTGTGGAGCAGGAGTGCACCTGCACGAGGGACCAACATGTGGAgaacatgctgtgcttcctccaccaccctgaggaagTGCTGTGGAGAAATCAGGATTCCAGCCTCCTAGGCACTGTCTGCACCGACTCCTACCTAGATGCACAGAAAATTGCCTGCTGGTTTCAGAACTTGGTGATCTCAGCCTGGGGGGAGATGACTCAGTCGCATCACTACAGGATGAaggtgctgccttccagccgctcctgcaagctgcagctgacgAGTGCCTCTGGGAGATCCCTCTTGGTTGAGATAgtgtttggggtgcagcaaggcgACTCGGACATCTTCCTGAGCAGCCAGGCTACAGAGACCATCTTCGCCCCAAGCACAACTTGGTCAGAGACCTACGCTGTGGCAGAGGTGAAGTTCTTCAGGCGTatggccaggcaggccccgcATGGCACCATCTACCTCAACTGTCTGCAGCTCTGTGCCGGTATCCTTGTGAGCGCAGGCTTTTCCTCCTACACTTGGAAGACGGTTGTCATGCACCTCCTCAACACCATACCCCTGTCAAGCTGGAGCAGGTGGGACTTCATGATGCGGATGCAGGATATTATGTGGTACCTGcatggctgcttggaggagaaacgcctggaccacttcttcttcgggaatgagaacatgcctgaggACATCATCTTGCCCGCAGCCTTCCAAGCGGCTGAGCCGgtcaacctcttccagtgcctggtgcATGATCCAGCTGCCCACGCCAAGGCACTGCGTGAGTTTGAGGAACTGCAGGATCGGTTCACAAGACTGCTGGTCTTTGGAGTCTGA